AACAAGGCATACCTGGGTAATTGCTTACTTCATAAGTTGTAACAGTACCATTCATTTGTGTAATTGGTAATACGTGCACAAAAATCTTTTGGATAACGTTTTGTGAAATCAGCATCTGGTTTCACAAGGGCTTTTTGAAGAAGTGCTTGAACATCAGGTTTTATAATACGTGATTCTTCAAACTGAGGTTGC
This genomic stretch from Vagococcus sp. CY52-2 harbors:
- a CDS encoding MmgE/PrpD family protein, whose amino-acid sequence is MTTKEQADYSLPYLLAVAVLGRQVMQPQFEESRIIKPDVQALLQKALVKPDADFTKRYPKDFCARITNYTNEWYCYNL